The Candidatus Methylomirabilis limnetica sequence ACCCCCCTTCCCTCTGCTGTTGGGGAAGGGATTGGTCAATAGTCGCGCGGCGCTCTACGTCTGTCGCAACTTCACCTGCCAGGCCCCGATCACCGATCCGGCTCAGGTAGCCGAGGCCCTCGGCGGTACCGCGCGACGCTCGGCTGGCGGCAAGCGCTGACTTGAGCCAGGTAAGCGGGTAGCTTGAATCTTAAACTGGCAAAGGGGGCTTCACGATGGTGCCTGATGTGCTGACGAGACATGAGCATGCGCTTCCGGGGTACATGCCGCCGCATAAACGGGATAGGCGACGCGCGGACAGCTACCTGAAGACGCTCGAAGCGCGCGCAAAGGAGAAAGTCGCCCTCGAAGCCCAACTGGAGGCGAACCGGCTGAAGCGGGCGGAGTTCTGGAAACAGAACGGCTACGGGTGGCTACTTCGGCTTGACCGTTACCCAGCCTGGAAGGAGAAACATTCGGCCTATCAGGCGCTCGCGGAAGAGCGGGTGCAGCTCGTTGAGAAGATTCGGCAAAAGACCCTGGATCTGAACCGCAGCCCTGAGGATAAGGACGGCGATGGCCTAGTCGATACCGATCAATACCCGGATAAGATCGGCCAGAAGAAGGCGAAGCCGGCCTGGATTGCGTTGGTGGACCCGGCCAATTGTTCCGGGTGTGGTGGGCACAACGTTAAGCATGGAGAGTGGGTGACGCCGTGTCAGTCGGTCTGTCCGGTGGATTGTATCTCACACCTGATGCCCGAGCAGGTCAAGATGCACGGATACGACCGCAGCGTCCATGACAATGTGCCGTCCGTTCAGATCCGGTTTGATGAATGTATCGGCTGCGACAAATGTGCACAGGCCTGCGCACGTGATGCGTGGAACGCCGTCACAATGGTTAAGACCGAGAAACTCGAGGAGTTTTTCGGGATCACGCTCACCAATAAATACCCAGGCCGCGCCTCGAACGATATTGACTTCTCCAGGCTTGACCAGCTCACCGACGAGGAGTTTTGCAGCCTGTACACCGCAGTGTAGCCCTGGAACCCAGGGTATAGGGTTTAGCGTATAGGGTCTAAGAGACCCCTACACGCTTGGACCGGCCGCCTGCACTGTGCAATCGGCTAATGTTGCACCCCGAACCCGTGCTCGCCCTTTGGCTCTTCCCATACCACCTCGACCGAACTGACCCGCGCCGCCGGAGGGCCTGTCCGACACCAGGCGATCATCGCTTCCACGGCCGATCTCCCGCCTTCACACACCGCCTCCACCCGACCATCCGAACTGTTCCGCACCCAACCAGCGACTCCGTTGGCTGCCGCTTCATCCACCGTGGAGGCGCGGAAAAACACCCCTTGGACCCTTCCTGAGATCCAGACATGGGCTCTGACGTGCTCTTGTCCTACCATCCGCCCTGAAGTCCCCCTCACCCGCCCCTCTCCCCCACTGGGGGAGAGGATACATGCAAGGGGGAGACCGGCACGCTGCGCCGCAGGCGCTGATAATACCGGTCCAGGGCTACGTCAGAGCCGATCATCGCCAATGAGCGCGCCATAATTCCATAGACGGCGCCACGCGGGGTCTTGATGGTGACGCCAGGATCAAGCAGATTGGGCGATCGATCGAGCAGTGCCAGTGTCTTGAGGCCTATGAACAGCGGCCAGATGCAGGCCAGACGCATTTGGACTTCGCGTCTCGGGATCTGGAGCGTATAGGCCCAGCCTTCCTGGTAATGATCGAGAGTGAGCGCTAGGAGGGAGCGTAACAACGGCTTAACCTTAACTACGGCGGTTGGGTCGAGCAGGTCGGCCGGCTGAAGGCCCAGCGCTTCCAGCTCCTGCCGCGGCAGGTAACAGCGTCCTATCCGGAGGTCCTTCGGGAGATCGCGCAGGACGTTCGTCATCTGGAGCCCCTTCCCAAATCGAACGCCGCGTCGCCTCATCGTCTCCCGGTCCCACCCGGCGAGGGACGGGCGATGTGCCATATGGATCTCGGTCCAGAACTCCCCCACGCACCCTGCAACATAGTAGGTATAGCGGTCCAGATCGGCTCGCGTGTCCAGGGCGACGAGGCGACCCTCATTCTCTCCGGGGAAGGTGGCGAGATCCATGACCATCCCTTCCGTCAGGGTCAGGACCACGCCACGGATCATCGCCTGATCGGACGGACCGAGGGAATGAAGGATCGAAAACCCCTCGTCGAGGCGGGTGAGCAGTTCCCGCTCCGCCGCGACCTGCTGCCGTTCCGCGAGCACCTCTTTGATCGCCAGGAGATCGCCGGTCTTCCCTTCCCTGATCGCCTCGCGGAAGAGTTCGAGATACTTCAGGCGGTCTGCGCGGCCGATGAGAGTGGTGTCGGCGATGGTGTCTGCCGCCCTGGCGAAGAGGTACGCCAGACCGATCGGCCGCCGCACATCGCTAGGAACGACCTTCAGGGTCAAATAGAATGAGCGACTGACTCGCTTGAGGAGTGAGCCAAGCAGGTCTTGATTCTTCATCACGGCGGGCGGTTCGGCCAAGCTCACCACAGGTGGGGGCTAATCCAGGTAACTGCTCAGGTAGATAGGCTGAAGGCTGAAGGCTTTTAGGGGTAAGTCATGCGTGATCATACAAAACTCCGAAAAGGTCCAGAATAGCTCGATTCGTGCCTTGTGAGATAATTTAGGCTCTTCGCGTAATCGAGTGGGTGAATTTCATGTTTTTCAGAGTGCCGGGAGCATGGACGTGAGTATTTTCAGCCTCAGATATTCTTCATCCCGCAGCCCATACGCACGGCGTTGGATAACCCGT is a genomic window containing:
- a CDS encoding 4Fe-4S dicluster domain-containing protein gives rise to the protein MVPDVLTRHEHALPGYMPPHKRDRRRADSYLKTLEARAKEKVALEAQLEANRLKRAEFWKQNGYGWLLRLDRYPAWKEKHSAYQALAEERVQLVEKIRQKTLDLNRSPEDKDGDGLVDTDQYPDKIGQKKAKPAWIALVDPANCSGCGGHNVKHGEWVTPCQSVCPVDCISHLMPEQVKMHGYDRSVHDNVPSVQIRFDECIGCDKCAQACARDAWNAVTMVKTEKLEEFFGITLTNKYPGRASNDIDFSRLDQLTDEEFCSLYTAV
- a CDS encoding acylphosphatase; translated protein: MVGQEHVRAHVWISGRVQGVFFRASTVDEAAANGVAGWVRNSSDGRVEAVCEGGRSAVEAMIAWCRTGPPAARVSSVEVVWEEPKGEHGFGVQH
- a CDS encoding phytoene/squalene synthase family protein, which encodes MKNQDLLGSLLKRVSRSFYLTLKVVPSDVRRPIGLAYLFARAADTIADTTLIGRADRLKYLELFREAIREGKTGDLLAIKEVLAERQQVAAERELLTRLDEGFSILHSLGPSDQAMIRGVVLTLTEGMVMDLATFPGENEGRLVALDTRADLDRYTYYVAGCVGEFWTEIHMAHRPSLAGWDRETMRRRGVRFGKGLQMTNVLRDLPKDLRIGRCYLPRQELEALGLQPADLLDPTAVVKVKPLLRSLLALTLDHYQEGWAYTLQIPRREVQMRLACIWPLFIGLKTLALLDRSPNLLDPGVTIKTPRGAVYGIMARSLAMIGSDVALDRYYQRLRRSVPVSPLHVSSPPVGERGG